Proteins encoded by one window of Chitinispirillales bacterium:
- the rpe gene encoding ribulose-phosphate 3-epimerase, with amino-acid sequence MNKKIISPSILSADFKNLEDDIKKVLNAGADWIHCDVMDGIFVPNISFGTMIVSAASEIVKNFNMQNSKNVPVDTHLMINEPIRYIERFAEAKSDYITIHADACKDLNQTIEKIKSFNKKVGICVNPDKPISLFTNYLHKIDLVLIMSVYAGFGGQKFIIETMRKVQDLVEIRKNKNFDFIIEIDGGVNEETAKICWSNGADALVAGSYIFGENKNYRELIEKIR; translated from the coding sequence GTGAATAAAAAAATCATATCTCCGTCCATTTTATCGGCGGATTTCAAAAATCTTGAAGATGATATTAAAAAAGTCCTCAACGCAGGAGCGGATTGGATTCATTGTGACGTAATGGACGGAATTTTCGTGCCGAATATTAGTTTCGGGACAATGATTGTGTCTGCGGCATCGGAAATAGTCAAGAATTTTAACATGCAAAACAGTAAAAATGTTCCTGTAGATACGCATTTGATGATAAACGAACCTATTCGTTATATAGAACGTTTTGCAGAAGCAAAAAGCGATTACATAACAATTCATGCCGATGCCTGCAAAGACCTTAACCAAACGATAGAAAAAATAAAATCATTCAATAAAAAAGTTGGTATATGCGTTAACCCAGACAAGCCGATTTCACTTTTCACCAACTATTTACATAAAATTGATTTGGTTCTCATAATGTCGGTTTATGCGGGATTCGGAGGACAAAAATTTATCATTGAGACTATGCGCAAAGTTCAAGATTTAGTTGAAATACGCAAAAATAAAAATTTTGATTTTATTATAGAAATAGACGGCGGAGTAAATGAAGAAACCGCAAAAATTTGTTGGAGCAACGGAGCGGACGCTCTTGTCGCAGGAAGTTATATTTTCGGAGAAAATAAAAATTATCGTGAGCTGATTGAAAAAATCAGATAA
- the nadD gene encoding nicotinate (nicotinamide) nucleotide adenylyltransferase, producing MRRYSKIGILGGSFNPIHTGHTAIAQMAVEELNLDLVLFIPAYVNPLKEISHDVTDKQRCFMIKEAITDNNSFELWEKELKIPTPSYTINTVERLSVEFSADEWYFCIGSDNLPQFVQWHRWSELIQKVKLAVCERPNFSIEIPFIIPHERVVFFEGPNWGISSTQIRKRLKQNKSCRYLLDKNVCRFIKENNLYEAKN from the coding sequence ATGCGGAGATATTCCAAAATAGGAATACTCGGAGGAAGTTTTAACCCTATTCATACAGGACATACCGCTATTGCGCAAATGGCTGTCGAAGAATTAAATTTAGATTTGGTTTTGTTTATTCCCGCATACGTAAATCCACTGAAAGAAATTTCTCACGATGTCACCGACAAACAGAGATGCTTCATGATAAAGGAAGCGATAACCGACAACAATTCATTTGAATTGTGGGAAAAAGAATTGAAAATACCGACTCCTTCATACACAATAAACACCGTCGAGAGACTCTCTGTTGAATTTTCGGCTGACGAATGGTATTTCTGCATAGGAAGCGACAATTTACCGCAATTCGTTCAATGGCACAGATGGTCGGAACTAATACAAAAAGTTAAACTTGCAGTTTGCGAAAGACCAAATTTTTCAATTGAAATCCCATTTATAATACCACATGAAAGAGTAGTATTTTTTGAAGGTCCAAATTGGGGAATAAGTTCCACTCAAATAAGAAAACGGCTAAAACAAAACAAATCCTGCCGATATTTGCTTGATAAAAATGTATGTAGATTCATCAAAGAAAACAATTTATACGAGGCAAAAAACTAA